The Bacteroidales bacterium genome contains the following window.
CAGCGGAACAAAATGGGTTGATCTTTCCATGTCTTCAGAAATATGGTCACAAACTGCAACTGATGTTTATCTCACAAATACAACAAAAAACGTCGGTGTAGGAATAACTAATCCTTCCGGAAAGTTTGTCATTAAAGCAGACGAGGCAACATTAGAAGATGATATTTTATTTGAGGTGAAAGATAAAACCGGGAAAACCATAATGGCTGTTACCTCTGTCGGCGTCAGAATGTATGTGTCAAACCCTACAAAATCAGGAAAAGGAATATCCGGGGGGTTTGCTGTCGGGAAATACGGAGCAGCAAAAGGAGTCGGAGATCTTCTTGTGGTTGATTCCAAAAGTACAAATGTATATGTTGATGACGGTGCTGCCAAAGGAGTGTCCGGCGGTTTTGCCGTAGGCAAATACGGTGCAGCTAAAGGTATGGGAGATCTTCTTGTTATTACAGACGACAGCACAAGAATATATACAGATGCGACAACAGGAGTATCTGGTGGTTTTGCCGTAGGTAAATACGGAGCCGCAAAAGATCAGCGTTTCAAGTATTTCTTTACACATTCTGACAGCACAAGAATTTACACAGATACGGGAGCAAAGGGAGTATCAGGCGGTTTTGCTGTCGGAAAATACGGTGCTGCAAAAGGTCCCGCAGATAATTATATGCACATGACAAGAAACAACTACCTGATTGGACACAGCTCCGGAAAATCTATTACAACCGGTCTTTATAATCTGTTTTGCGGATTTGAAAGCGGAATTTCCGATACATCCGGAAGAAATAATTCTTTTTTCGGTTACCGAACCGGATACAGCAACTTATCCGGCAACGACAATACTTTTTTGGGAGATTCCAGCGGGTTTGGCAATACTACAGGCTCAAGCAACTTGTTTGTAGGAAAAAACAGCGGCATAACAAATACAACAGGAGGTTTTAACACCTTTTTGGGTTACGAAAGCGGGTTTTCGAATACAACGGGTATAAATAATTCATTTCTCGGCAGTTTTTCCGGTTATACCAATACAATTGGCTGGGACAATACTTTTGTAGGCTTTAAAAGCGGAATGGCAAATATTTCCGGATATAATAATACATTTGTCGGTTCAAATACCGGAGTATCAAATACTGTAGGGTATGAGAATACATTTATCGGTCCGAACAGCGGAAACAAAAATATAGGAGGAGATTTAAATACATTTGTAGGTTCTAATTCAGGGTATAATAATACCGAGGGTAATAATAATACATTTATCGGACCCGGCAGCGGAGTTACAAATACAATCGGTGCTGACAATACTTTTATAGGAACGAAGACCGGTTTTTTAAATACAACAGGAAACAATAACTCGTTTATAGGTGCAATGAGCGGATATAATAATAAAACCGGAAATTTCAACTCTTTTTTAGGATATCAAAGCGGGTTCAATAATACAACTGCAGAATTCAATGTTTTAATAGGTTACCGAAGCGGGTATAACAATACAACCGGCGGTTACAATTCGTTTATCGGTTTTGAAAGCGGATTCACCAACACAACAGGGGTGTTTAATATTTTTTCAGGATATAAATCCGGTTATTTAAACATAAGCGGCTCCCAAAATGTTTTTATAGGCACATTAGCCGGTTATAGTAACTCTACAGCCGGATACAATGTTTTCATCGGTTCATTTGCAGGATACTCAAATACGAACGGAGGTATTACCGGAGCTGACGAAGGACAATTCAACAACTTTATAGGTTACAGAGCAGGATATTCAAATACAACGGGATATTCAAATGATTTTTTAGGATATAATGCCGGATATTCAAACATCACCGGATATTCAAATGTGTTTATCGGAAAAAATGCAGGTTCCGGCAATACAACCGGCTGGGGAAATGTTTTTTTAGGGCATGAATCCGGATATACTAATACAACCGGATTATTTAATGTTTACCTCGGGCTTAATACAGGGAGACTTAATAACGGCAATTCAAATGTTATAATCGGATTCAACGCCGGACAACAATGCACACTTGCTCACAATAATGTCTTTATAGGGAATAGTTCTGGCAATCAAAATACCACAGGATATTTTAATACTGCTGTAGGGTTGACAGTATTAAACAGAAACAAAGCAAATTACGGGTCTGTAGCATACGGTTACGGAGCAATGTATTATGCCGATGACAGAACAGTCGGCAGAGCAACCTACAACACAGCAATAGGCTACCAGTCGCTTAGGGGAAGTACAACTGCAAGCAGCAATACCGGACAATATAATACAGCATTAGGTTACCGAACGCTTTATGATAATACTTCCGGGAATTATAATACGGCAAGCGGCTATGTATCTCTCCAAAATAATACAACCGGACACAGCAATACAGGGATAGGATATTTCGCATTGGGGTACAATACAACAGGGTATCGCAATACGGCTGTCGGTTTATCTGCGTTCACTACGGGAACAGCATACTTTAATTCAACAGCTCTCGGTTATAATGCCGAACCAGGAGCATCTAACACAGTAAGACTGGGAGATGCAAATGTTACAACAATAGGCGGTTTTGCTTTTTGGACTAATGTTTCTGACGGAAGATTTAAAACAAATGTAAAAGAAAACGTTATAGGGCTTGATTTTATCATGAAATTACGACCTGTTTCTTATAATTTAGATATGGATGCCATTGCAAACTTCTATAAAACACCGGATTCTTTAAGACTTCCGAAAAGTGAAAAGTTAAAAGAAGCCGAATTGCAAACAGGATTTATAGCCCAAGAAGTTGAAAACGCTGCAAGTGAGCTCGGTTTCGATTTTCACGGTGTAGATAAACCGAAAAATAAAACATCACATTACGGATTAAGATATGCCGAGTTTGTTGTTCCCTTAGTAAAAGCCGTACAAGAACAGCAAGCAGAAATTGAACAACTGAAAGAACAAGTAAAAGAAATAGATATTCTTAAACAACAAATTCAAGAACTAAAAGAATTAATTCAGAATAAATAGTTTAGAAAAATAAAACCGGTTTATTAAAAGCAACATATTGAGACAATAAGTGCTTATTTGTTCAGATTATTTAGTACATTTGTTTAAATTAATTTGTATGTATGAAAATTCTGAGCTCTTTCGTTTTGTTATTCTTTTCAATTACCGCTTACACACAAAACAATAAGATTGATAGTTTATATAACATATTGCAAAAAACAAATAAATCAGAAGAAAAAATAGATTTGTTACTGGATATCAGTAAATTATATGCCAGGATAAACGAAGACAGTTCTTATAAATATTCAGAAAAAGCACTAACCCGCTCTCTTATATTAAAAGATACAATACGTACAGCTTTATCAAAACAACGTATAAGTAAAATTTATTCATCACAAGGAAAGTATAAGCAATCAGATATTTTGTTAAAAGACGCAGCCCGGCTTTTTAAAATTAAGCACGACAGTTTACACTATGCTTCAGTTTTATCTGATATAAGCAAAAATCAAAAAATTGAAGGAGATTATAACAATGCTTTAAAAAATTTAATAGAGGCAAGAAAAGTTTTTCAGAAACTCAACAATAAACATCTTGAAGCAAGCACTTTAAATAAAATAGGAACTTTATATAATTCATTAAAACAATATGATAAAGCAATAGAATACTATAAATACGCATTAAACATTGTAGCCGATTTAGATTATAAACCTGCAATATCTGCATTGTATATTAATATGGGAAATGTTTATTCAAATATGAGCGAATCGGAAACTGACAAAACAATACGAACAGGCTTATGTGAAAAAGCAGAGGAATATTATAAAAAAGCACTACCTATAAAAAGAGAAATAAACGATATAAAAGGAATCGGGATTTGTTTGTTAAATATAGGACTCAACAACAGCAGGCTTGAAAACTTCAAATTAGCAGAAGAATATCTTTTGCAAGCAGTTGAATATTGCAAAAAAACACAGAATCTTACAAATTTATATACAGCATATCAAAACCTTGCCGGA
Protein-coding sequences here:
- a CDS encoding tail fiber domain-containing protein, which gives rise to SGTKWVDLSMSSEIWSQTATDVYLTNTTKNVGVGITNPSGKFVIKADEATLEDDILFEVKDKTGKTIMAVTSVGVRMYVSNPTKSGKGISGGFAVGKYGAAKGVGDLLVVDSKSTNVYVDDGAAKGVSGGFAVGKYGAAKGMGDLLVITDDSTRIYTDATTGVSGGFAVGKYGAAKDQRFKYFFTHSDSTRIYTDTGAKGVSGGFAVGKYGAAKGPADNYMHMTRNNYLIGHSSGKSITTGLYNLFCGFESGISDTSGRNNSFFGYRTGYSNLSGNDNTFLGDSSGFGNTTGSSNLFVGKNSGITNTTGGFNTFLGYESGFSNTTGINNSFLGSFSGYTNTIGWDNTFVGFKSGMANISGYNNTFVGSNTGVSNTVGYENTFIGPNSGNKNIGGDLNTFVGSNSGYNNTEGNNNTFIGPGSGVTNTIGADNTFIGTKTGFLNTTGNNNSFIGAMSGYNNKTGNFNSFLGYQSGFNNTTAEFNVLIGYRSGYNNTTGGYNSFIGFESGFTNTTGVFNIFSGYKSGYLNISGSQNVFIGTLAGYSNSTAGYNVFIGSFAGYSNTNGGITGADEGQFNNFIGYRAGYSNTTGYSNDFLGYNAGYSNITGYSNVFIGKNAGSGNTTGWGNVFLGHESGYTNTTGLFNVYLGLNTGRLNNGNSNVIIGFNAGQQCTLAHNNVFIGNSSGNQNTTGYFNTAVGLTVLNRNKANYGSVAYGYGAMYYADDRTVGRATYNTAIGYQSLRGSTTASSNTGQYNTALGYRTLYDNTSGNYNTASGYVSLQNNTTGHSNTGIGYFALGYNTTGYRNTAVGLSAFTTGTAYFNSTALGYNAEPGASNTVRLGDANVTTIGGFAFWTNVSDGRFKTNVKENVIGLDFIMKLRPVSYNLDMDAIANFYKTPDSLRLPKSEKLKEAELQTGFIAQEVENAASELGFDFHGVDKPKNKTSHYGLRYAEFVVPLVKAVQEQQAEIEQLKEQVKEIDILKQQIQELKELIQNK